From a single Anomaloglossus baeobatrachus isolate aAnoBae1 chromosome 4, aAnoBae1.hap1, whole genome shotgun sequence genomic region:
- the LOC142302861 gene encoding olfactory receptor 10A7-like, whose protein sequence is MQHHNFSKVTEFLLLGFQNLQNCNLLFFFFLLVIYCVTVCGNLLIILVVSTSRSLHSPMYFFLTQLSLSDILLTTTIVPNMLRVMLNDGSSVSFIGCLTQFYFFSASDALECLLLTVMSYDRYQAICHPLRYTSVINLTFCLRVVLFFWLIVLGTVLMIFLTLSSLDFCGPNIIDHFFCDLEPLLELSCSDTLIMKMESLALAILFAIFPLTIIIVSYVYIIFTILKIPSVTGRQKTFSTCSAHLTVVSLFYGSLIIIYAFPRQQNAKTLLSLFYTVVTPLLNPIIYSLSNRDIKQALKKLVINISQSIFSNYQSVYLSYKTIEAKLRLNKNLHLIYRKK, encoded by the coding sequence ATGCAACATCACAATTTTAGTAAAGTGACAGAATTTCTGCTTTTGGGATTTCAAAATTTACAAAATTGTAATttgcttttcttcttttttctattGGTCATCTACTGTGTGACTGTATGTGGAAACCTCCTCATTATTCTGGTGGTGTCCACCAGCCGGTCACTCCACTCTCCCATGTACttcttcctcacacaactttccTTGTCAGATATCTTACTTACCACTACCATTGTACCCAACATGCTCCGAGTCATGTTAAATGATGGAAGTTCTGTGTCTTTTATTGGCTGTTTGactcagttttattttttttcagcttcTGATGCTTTGGAATGTCTTCTACTGACTGTAATGTCTTATGACCGGTATCAGGCTATCTGTCACCCTCTACGTTATACCTCAGTCATCAACCTCACATTTTGCCTAAGAGTTGTTCTCTTCTTTTGGTTGATAGTTCTAGGCACAGTATTGATGATTTTTTTAACGTTAAGTAGTTTGGATTTCTGTGGACCAAACATCATCGACCATTTCTTTTGTGACTTGGAACCTTTACTGGAGCTTTCCTGTTCAGACACTTTGATCATGAAGATGGAAAGTTTGGCTTTAGCTATTCTTTTTGCAATTTTCCCACTTACCATTATTATTGTTTCTTATGTGTACATTATTTTCACCATACTAAAGATCCCCTCTGTGACCGGGAGGCAGAAGACCTTCTCCACCTGTAGTGCCCACTTGACTGTGGTATCCTTATTCTATGGGTCACTTATTATCATCTATGCATTTCCACGACAACAAAATGCAAAGACATTACTATCCCTGTTCTACACTGTAGTGACCCCGCTTCTCAATCCCATCATTTACAGTCTGAGTAACAGGGATATTAAGCAGGCTCTAAAGAAATTAGTAATCAACATTTCTCAGTCTATCTTTTCAAATTACCAATCTGTATATCTGTCATATAAGACAATTGAAGCAAAACTGAGGTTGAACAAAAACCTTCATCTCATTTATCGGAAGAAGTAA
- the LOC142302863 gene encoding olfactory receptor 6B2-like — translation MLLGFPGIQRFRFLIFIFLSMMYTTAICGNLLVMTLVAHSKNLHHPMYFYLTQLTILDILTASDIVPGMLHAVLYNGTSFSLSGCITQLFFFGSSEASECLMLTVMSYDRYLAICHALHYHSIMNPMFCLKSVLLSWLLGFTVTLIQTVNLSQLHFCGSNIIDHFFCDFDPVLKLSCSNTWKIKVISLFMGFSIIVCPFFIVVTSYVYISRTILRIQSNTGRQKAFSTCGSHLTMVSIFYGTLFTTYLFPESGKTIVLRKVLSIFYTVVTPLVNPLIYCLRNKDIKKALKKINIYRFS, via the coding sequence ATGCTCCTTGGGTTTCCAGGAATCCAACGCTTCCGATTTCTAATTTTCATCTTTCTTTCCATGATGTACACCACAGCAATATGTGGAAACCTCTTGGTCATGACTCTAGTAGCCCACAGCAAGAACCTTCACCATCCCATGTATTTCTACCTGACACAGCTCACGATATTGGACATCCTGACGGCATCAGACATTGTCCCTGGGATGCTCCATGCAGTTCTGTATAATGGGACCTCGTTTTCTCTTTCAGGTTGTAtcacacaattatttttctttggtTCTTCTGAAGCATCCGAATGTCTTATGTTAACAGTGATGTCCTATGACCGATACCTGGCCATATGTCATGCCCTACATTATCATTCTATAATGAATCCCATGTTTTGCCTTAAATCTGTTCTCTTATCTTGGCTTCTAGGCTTTACAGTCACACTGATCCAAACAGTAAATCTATCCCAACTTCACTTCTGTGGGTCCAATATCATCGACCACTTCTTTTGTGACTTTGATCCTGTATTAAAGCTATCTTGCTCAAATACTTGGAAAATTAAGGTAATATCTCTCTTCATGGGTTTCTCAATTATTGTTTGCCCATTTTTCATAGTGGTCACCTCTTATGTTTATATATCTCGTACAATCCTCAGGATCCAGTCAAACACTGGAAGAcaaaaagccttctccacctgtgGTTCCCACCTGACCATGGTGTCCATATTTTATGGCACTTTATTTACTACTTATTTATTTCCCGAAAGTGGAAAAACTATTGTTTTAAGGAAAGTTCTTTCCATTTTCTATACTGTGGTGACGCCATTAGTGAATCCTCTCATATACTGTTTAAGAAATAAAGACATTAAGAAAGCCTTGAAGAAGATCAATATCTATAGATTTTCCTGA